From a single Hypanus sabinus isolate sHypSab1 chromosome 7, sHypSab1.hap1, whole genome shotgun sequence genomic region:
- the LOC132397086 gene encoding transmembrane protein 178B-like, producing the protein MAAMRLLTGAGLLLALCALGLLTMAICTDYWYETDARRHRDRCKNYANKRKDPGFIYIPSQNLPLRQSPLHRSKRFFLGSTPVDSHCSRQFNSTVLGLWRKCHRQDFDQDTEELIFKGVVQRCMPVKYHYSSSTVPQNLPINLTMSIRQDEWHALHLRRMTAGFIGMAVSIILFGWIIGVLGCCKDHDLMQYVAGLLFLMGGTCCIISLCTCVAGINFELSRFPRHMYGLPEDISHGYGWSMFCAWGGLGLTLLAGFLCTLAPSLSTPHTTVHKTRVESSTM; encoded by the exons ATGGCGGCGATGAGGCTGCTGACGGGGGCCGGTCTGCTGTTGGCTCTGTGCGCTCTCGGCCTCCTCACAATGGCCATCTGCACAGACTACTGGTATGAGACAGACGCGCGGAGGCATCGCGACCGCTGCAAGAACTACGCCAACAAGAGGAAGGACCCGGGCTTCATCTACATCCCAAGCCAGAACCTGCCCCTGCGCCAGTCACCGCTGCACCGCTCCAAGAGGTTCTTCCTCGGATCTACCCCGGTGGACTCCCACTGCAGCCGCCAGTTCAACTCCACCGTGCTGGGCCTCTGGAGAAAATGCCACCGCCAAGACTTCGACCAGGACACCGAGGAGCTCATCTTCAAGG GGGTCGTGCAACGCTGTATGCCAGTGAAATACCATTACTCCTCCTCAACAGTCCCACAGAATCTGCCAATCAATTTAACCATGAGCATTCGACAGGATGAATGGCATGCACTAC ATCTGCGGCGGATGACAGCAGGCTTTATCGGTATGGCGGTGTCCATTATCCTGTTTGGCTGGATCATTGGAGTCCTGGGCTGCTGCAAGGACCATGACCTGATGCAATACGTAGCGGGCCTGTTGTTCCTCATGGGAG GAACCTGCTGCATCATTTCTCTCTGCACCTGTGTGGCTGGCATCAACTTCGAGCTCTCCCGCTTCCCTCGGCACATGTACGGGCTGCCTGAGGATATCAGCCACGGCTACGGCTGGTCCATGTTCTGTGCTTGGGGCGGCCTGGGACTCACCCTGTTGGCGGGctttctctgcaccctcgctCCATCCCTCAGCACGCCACACACCACCGTCCACAAAACGCGGGTGGAGAGCAGCACCATGTGA